A single Dermacentor variabilis isolate Ectoservices chromosome 9, ASM5094787v1, whole genome shotgun sequence DNA region contains:
- the LOC142558525 gene encoding uncharacterized protein LOC142558525 produces MAQRRSDTADGWAYTLTGFGEFLEMRRVSFAEPMPAARLCGVCGLLPALTLVLPCGHVFCESCESQIERADSCPFDGRKFADSEVHSMSIERSELEQCRIVCAAGSRVCGFAGKLSELGDHLTRCGGGETKCGKCQRPMFRNLAVDHYRRCSVGTLVATNAEADAKGLGDVGKADSETPRELVLGKGVDLEVVFSCFTNALAEKVASLERQLHEVRKKSTSDEQSSLAAANEATVIQGPYRAASRVGVLITTCKFANVYSGLDSLNKKKKELRKTTDTYSLGGYTLKLDCKFSKDENDMNVCFALFLRQGEWDGYVEWPFKKKVTLIIMHPRNAGKDVRLPVTMDEHDMVKKPYAGGSSWGRWTDQKKWKDIELHGYVERGALYVNVELE; encoded by the coding sequence ATGGCGCAGCGACGAAGCGACACGGCGGACGGGTGGGCGTACACGCTGACCGGGTTCGGCGAGTTCCTCGAGATGCGTCGCGTCTCGTTCGCCGAGCCGATGCCGGCCGCCCGCCTCTGCGGCGTCTGCGGCCTGCTGCCTGCCCTCACTCTGGTGCTTCCGTGCGGCCACGTCTTCTGCGAGTCGTGCGAGTCGCAGATTGAACGCGCAGACAGCTGCCCCTTCGACGGGAGGAAGTTCGCCGACTCCGAAGTCCACTCGATGAGCATCGAGCGCAGCGAGCTCGAGCAATGCCGCATTGTGTGTGCGGCCGGATCCCGGGTTTGCGGCTTCGCCGGCAAACTGTCCGAGCTGGGAGATCACCTGACCAGGTGCGGGGGCGGAGAGACCAAGTGCGGCAAGTGCCAGCGACCCATGTTTCGAAACCTCGCCGTGGATCACTATCGGAGGTGCAGCGTAGGTACGCTGGTTGCCACGAATGCCGAAGCTGACGCCAAGGGACTCGGAGATGTTGGCAAGGCGGACTCGGAAACCCCGCGGGAACTGGTGCTGGGCAAAGGCGTCGACCTGGAAGTCGTGTTCAGCTGCTTCACCAACGCTTTGGCCGAGAAAGTGGCCAGCCTGGAACGCCAGCTGCATGAAGTGCGAAAGAAGTCCACCAGCGACGAACAGTCATCACTTGCTGCTGCGAACGAGGCGACGGTAATTCAGGGACCGTACCGCGCTGCTTCCAGAGTTGGCGTTTTGATCACCACGTGCAAGTTCGCCAACGTTTACTCCGGACTGGACTCGctcaacaagaagaaaaaggaactCAGGAAAACGACTGATACGTATTCGCTAGGAGGTTACACCTTGAAGCTCGACTGCAAGTTCTCCAAGGATGAGAacgacatgaatgtgtgtttcgcTCTTTTTTTGCGCCAAGGTGAATGGGACGGTTACGTGGAGTGGCCTTTCAAAAAGAAGGTGACCCTGATCATCATGCACCCCAGGAATGCGGGAAAAGATGTCCGCTTGCCGGTAACCATGGATGAACACGACATGGTGAAGAAACCTTACGCCGGCGGTTCGAGCTGGGGCCGTTGGACGGATCAGAAGAAGTGGAAGGACATTGAACTGCATGGGTATGTCGAGAGAGGGGCCCTCTATGTAAATGTGGAGTTGGAGTAA